The nucleotide sequence CACCACGTTCCTGATGTGGACCGCCGAGCCGCACATGGAAGCGCGCAAGCGCCTCGGCTTCCAGGTGTTCATCTTCCTGATCATCTTCGCCGGCCTGATGTACTTCACCAAGAAGAAGGTCTGGGCCGACTCCCATTGAGCGGCGCGAGACGAGAATGAAGAAGCCCCCGCAAGGGGGCTTTTTTGTTGGGCACGAGAGTGTGTTGTTCGGCGCGATTGCCTATCGCGCGCGCAGCCGCCAAGATACCGCAACCGCTCCCCCAAAACTCATCGGAGGACACCATGGGAACCGCCATCACCTTCAAACGCCCGGACGGCAAGGATGCCTCGGGCTATCTCGCCAATGCCGCGCGCGGCAACGCGCCGGGTGTGGTCGTGATCCAGGAATGGTGGGGCCTGTCGGACCAGATCAAGGGCCTCTGCGACCGCTTCGCGCTGGCCGGTTTCGATGCGCTGGCGCCCGATCTCTACAAGGGCAAGGTGGTGCCGTATCACGACACGGATTCCGCCAACAAGGAGATGAACTCGCTCGACTTCATGGATGCGACGACGCAGACCGTGCGCGGCGCCACGCAATATCTGTCGCGCAACGGCGCCAAGGTCGGGCTGACAGGCTTCTGCCTCGGCGGCGCCGTCGCCATCATCGGTGCGACGAAGATCCCGGAGCTCGCTGCCGGCGTCGTGTTCTACGGCATCCCGCCGGAGCAGGCGGCCAAGCCCGCCGACGTCAAGATCCCGCTCCAGGCTCATTTCGCCAACAAGGACGATTGGTGCACGCCGGAGCTGGTCAATGGCTTCGAAACGGCCATGAAGGCTGCCGGCAAGTCGCTGGAGTTGTTCCGCTATGACGCGGAGCACGCCTTCGTCAACGAACAGCGCCAGGCCGTGCACGACCGCGAAGCCGCCGAACTCGCTTGGGGACGGGCGACGGAGTTTTTTAGGAAGCATCTGGGGTAGGGACCGCGTCAGATCGATCCGAAGACGAAAGCCGTCGAGAACACGAGGCCTTCGTGATCCCGGAGGAGCATAAAGCGGCCGTTCGCGAGGGTCTCGATCAAGCCGAGCGCGGCGAGTTTGCCAGCGATGCCGAGATGGCAGCCCTTTGGAAGCGGTGTGGCCTTTGACTTTGTAGCCCGGATGGAGCGCAGCGCAATCCGGGGCCTGTTTCCTTGTGGCACGAACCCCGGATTGCGCTGCGTTCCATCCGAGCTACGCCAGGCCGGCCCACCCTTGACGCCGCCCCCTCGCCATGATGATAGTTCCCCCATGAGCACCGTCGTCCGCCCAGCCCGTCTTTGGTGGCGCACCTCCTAACGAGGTGGCCGGTGCGATTTCATTTCTCAAAATCGCTAGAGGTCGCCACGCAGTGCGGCGGCCTGATCGTTTGTCCTGTGTGGCGTTCCCTCGGCAAGTTTCGTAAGAGGACCACATGAACAGGACAGTCTTTGCCCTCCCGGCCAGAAGCGACTATGTGACCCGCGCAGGTCTTGCGATCACGCGCGTGGCCGAGCAGTTTACCGGCGGTGCGAGCCGGCTCGACGATCTCATCAACCTGCTCGACCGCCGCCGCGGCGTGATGCTGTCCTCGGGGACGACCGTGCCCGGCCGCTACGAGAGTTTTGACCTCGGCTTCTCTGATCCGCCGCTCAAGCTCGAGACCACTGGCGTCAATTTCAAGCTTGAAGCGCTGAACGGGCGCGGCCAGGTGCTGATCGCCTTCCTCGCTGATGTCCTGCGCGAACCGTGCGTCGTGATCTCCGAGAAGACGGCTTCGCGGCTGTCAGGCCACATCATCCGCGGCGATGCGCCGATCGAAGAGGACCAGCGCACCCGGCGTGCAAGCGTGATGTCGCTGGTGCGCGATCTCGTCGCCGCTTTCTCCGCCAATGACGACGGGCTGCTCGGCCTGTTCGGCGCCTTCGCCTACGACCTCGTGTTCCAGATCGAGGACCTCGTGCAGAAGCGTCCGCGCGAGAACGACCAGCGCGATATCGTGCTCTATGTGCCCGATCGTCTGCTGGCCTATGACCGCGCCACCGGCCGCGGCGTGGTGCTCGCTTACGACTTCGCCTGGAAGGGCAAATCCACCGCCGGCCTGCCGCACGAGACGGCCGAGAGCCCGTATCTGAAGACGCCGCGCCAGGGCTTTGCCGACCATGCGCCCGGCGAATATCAGGCCACCGTCGAGACCGCGCGCGCGGCCTTCGCGCGCGGCGATTTGTTCGAGGCCGTGCCGGGGCAACTCTTCGCCGAGCCTTGTGACCGCTCGCCGGCCGAAGTGTTCCAGCGGCTCTGCGTCATCAATCCGTCGCCCTATGGCGCACTGATGAATCTCGGCGAGGGCGAATTCCTCGTCTCGGCTTCGCCGGAGATGTTCGTGCGCTCCGACGGCCGCCGCGTCGAGACCTGCCCGATCTCTGGCACGATCGCGCGCGGCACAGACGCGATCGGCGATGCCGAGCAGATCCGTCAGCTCCTGAACTCGGAGAAGGACGAGTTCGAGCTCAACATGTGCACCGACGTCGACCGCAACGACAAGGCGCGCGTCTGCGTGCCCGGAACGATCAAGGTCTTGGCGCGTCGCCAGATCGAGACCTACTCAAAACTGTTCCACACCGTCGACCATGTCGAGGGCATGCTGCGCCCCGGTTTCGATGCGCTGGACGCCTTCCTCACCCACGCCTGGGCGGTGACCGTGACGGGCGCGCCAAAGCTCTGGGCAATGCAGTTCGTCGAGGATCACGAGCGTTCGCCGCGGCGCTGGTATGCCGGCGCGATCGGCGCGGTGAATTTCGACGGCAGCATCAACACCGGTCTCACCATCCGCACCATCCGCATGAAGGATGGTCTTGCCGAAGTGCGCGTCGGCGCCACCTGCCTGTTCGATTCCGATCCGGCCGCGGAAGACCGCGAGTGCCAGGTCAAGGCCGCAGCCCTGTTCCAGGCGCTGCGCGGCGATCCGCCGAAGCCGCTCTCGACCTTTGCGCCTGATGCGACCGGCTCGGGCAAGCAGGTGCTGCTGATCGACCACGACGACAGTTTCGTGCACATGCTCGCCGACTATTTTCGCCAGGTCGGCGCCGACGTCACCGTGGTCCGCCATGTCCATGCGCTCGACATGCTCAAGCAGAGGAAGTGGGATTTGCTGGTGCTGTCGCCCGGCCCCGGCCGGCCCGAGGATTTCGGAATCAAGA is from Bradyrhizobium xenonodulans and encodes:
- a CDS encoding dienelactone hydrolase family protein, producing MGTAITFKRPDGKDASGYLANAARGNAPGVVVIQEWWGLSDQIKGLCDRFALAGFDALAPDLYKGKVVPYHDTDSANKEMNSLDFMDATTQTVRGATQYLSRNGAKVGLTGFCLGGAVAIIGATKIPELAAGVVFYGIPPEQAAKPADVKIPLQAHFANKDDWCTPELVNGFETAMKAAGKSLELFRYDAEHAFVNEQRQAVHDREAAELAWGRATEFFRKHLG
- a CDS encoding anthranilate synthase component I; the encoded protein is MNRTVFALPARSDYVTRAGLAITRVAEQFTGGASRLDDLINLLDRRRGVMLSSGTTVPGRYESFDLGFSDPPLKLETTGVNFKLEALNGRGQVLIAFLADVLREPCVVISEKTASRLSGHIIRGDAPIEEDQRTRRASVMSLVRDLVAAFSANDDGLLGLFGAFAYDLVFQIEDLVQKRPRENDQRDIVLYVPDRLLAYDRATGRGVVLAYDFAWKGKSTAGLPHETAESPYLKTPRQGFADHAPGEYQATVETARAAFARGDLFEAVPGQLFAEPCDRSPAEVFQRLCVINPSPYGALMNLGEGEFLVSASPEMFVRSDGRRVETCPISGTIARGTDAIGDAEQIRQLLNSEKDEFELNMCTDVDRNDKARVCVPGTIKVLARRQIETYSKLFHTVDHVEGMLRPGFDALDAFLTHAWAVTVTGAPKLWAMQFVEDHERSPRRWYAGAIGAVNFDGSINTGLTIRTIRMKDGLAEVRVGATCLFDSDPAAEDRECQVKAAALFQALRGDPPKPLSTFAPDATGSGKQVLLIDHDDSFVHMLADYFRQVGADVTVVRHVHALDMLKQRKWDLLVLSPGPGRPEDFGIKKTIDAALEKKLPVFGVCLGVQAIGEYFGGELGQLTHPAHGRPSRVHVRGGRLMRNLPNEIVIGRYHSLFVERDSMPEVLSVTASTEDGVAMALEHKTLPVAGVQFHPESLMSLSGEVGLKIVENAFRLDARVD